The genomic window TTGATGGGGCTGCAGGCGAGCTCGATCAGACGAAGCTGAATGTCGATGGTGGTGCCATCAGTCTCGGCCATCCGGTCGGGACCAGCGGCAATCGCATTGTGCTGCATCTCGTCAACGCGATGAAGCGGCTCGGGACCAAGCGCGGCATTGCCACCGAGTGCATCGGCGGCGGCCTCGGCGGCGCCATGCTGATTGAGACGGTATAGAGGGAACGATCATGGACAGCCGTATCATGGACGTTCTGAAGGATCACGTGCTCGAACTCGGGCCAACGCCTTCACCAGGGCCGTACAGACACTTCAAGCTCACCCGCGACAGCGATGGCATTGCGTGGCTGTTGTTCGACCGCGAGGGCGCGAGTGCCAACACGCTTTCTGCGGATGTATTGGAAGAGCTCAGCCAGATTGTTGCATCGCTCGAAAGCGAGCGCCCAGCCGGACTGGTCGTTCGTTCTGCAAAGCCATCGGGCTTCATCGCGGGTGCCGATGTCAATGAATTCCGTGATGCGGCCGATCCAGGTCAGGTGGAGACTGAAATCGGCAAGGCGCATGCGGTCATCGATCGATTCGAAGCGCTGAAGATTCCAAGCGTGGCCGTCATCCATGGCTTTTGTCTCGGTGGTGGATTGGAAGTGGCGCTTGCCTGCAACGCGCGCATCGCGATCGACAATGCGCGGTTTGGCTTTCCCGAAGTGATGCTGGGCCTGCACCCTGGCCTCGGCGGCACGGCGCGTTGCACGCATCTGATCAGCCCGATCGAGGCGATGACCTTGATGCTGACCGGGAAGACCATCGACGCCCGCCGCGCGAAAGCGCTGGGGCTGGTCGAAGCTGTAACGCAGGAGCGGCATGTCCGCGGCGCGGTGAAAGACGCGATCTTCGGCCGGCTCCGGCCGCGCAGGCAGAGCCTGCCTGGAAAGATCGTGAACTTTGGTCCTGTGCGAGAAGTGCTTGCCAACCGAATGCGGAACGAAGCAGCCAAGACCGCACCGAAGGAGCATTATCCAGCGCCTTATGCGCTGATCGATCTATGGGAACAGCACGGTGGTGATCGCAAGGCGATGCTGGCGGCGGAGAAGACCTCTTTCGCCAACCTCATGGTCACCCCGACCGCGCAGAATCTGATTCGTGTGTTTTTCCTGCGCGAGCAGATGAAGAAGCTGGCCGATGGCACGAACACCGTGAATCATGTGCATGTGATCGGTGCGGGTGCCATGGGCGGTGATATCGCGGCGTGGTGCGCGAACCGCGGATTGGGCGTGACGCTCGCCGATATGAAACCGGAGCCGATTGCGGGCGCAATGAAGCGCGCCGCGGATTTGTTCGCCAAGATCATCCGCAAGAAGACCGAGGTGCGTGATGCGCTCGATCGTCTGATCCCCGATATGACAGGAGAGGGAGCACGTAACGCGGATCTCATCATCGAAGCTGTCCCAGAGAAACTCGACCTCAAACAGAAGGTTTATGCGGGGCTCGAGCAAGTGATGAAGCCCGGCACCATTCTTGCGACGAACACGTCGAGCATTCCGTTGCAGGATCTGCGCTCGACGCTGAAGTCGCCGGAGCGATTGCTGGGCCTGCATTTCTTCAATCCGGTGTCGCGGTTGCAACTTGTCGAAGTTGTAAGTCACGACACCGTCGACCCGCAGGCACTGGCGACGGCGCTACGGTTTGTCGGCGCCATCGACCGCCTGCCGCTGCCGGTGAAGAGTTCGCCAGGCTTTCTCGTCAATCGCGCGCTGACGCCGTACATGCTGGAAGCGATGGTGATGCTCGATGAAAAGATCGACAAGGCCGTTATCGATGCAGCCGCGGAAAAGTTCGGCATGCCGATGGGACCTATCGAACTTGCGGATCAGGTCGGCCTCGACATCTGTCTCGCGGTCGGCGACATGCTGCGCTCGAAGTTTGGCGAGGCCGCATTGCCGCCGGCACCGGACTGGCTGCGCGACAAGGTGAAGAACGGAGAACTCGGCCGCAAGACCGGAAAGGGCTTCTATGACTGGAAGGACGGCAAGGCCGTCAAGATGCCGTCGCAGATTGCTCCGACCGACGAGATGATTGATCGTCTTGTGTTGCCCATGTCGAATGTGTGCGTTGCCTGCCTGCGCGAAGGCATTGTGGACAACGCCGATCTCGTCGACGGCGCGATGATCTTCGGTACAGGCTATGCGCCCTTCCGCGGCGGACCGTTGAATTATGCCCGCACGCGCGGGCCGGCTAACATAGTCGCAGTATTGGAGACGCTGGAGACGAAATTCGGTAGCCGCTTCAAGCCCGATGCGGGATGGGATAGCTTCACTTAAGTCTAAGGAATCTGTTTATGGCAGAGACGTCCGTCCATGCTGCTCCGGCGCCGACCGAACCGCAGGGTGAGCTCTCCATTCGCACGCTCGCCATGCCGGCGGATACCAACCAGAACGGAGATATTTTCGGCGGCTGGCTTTTGAGCCAGATGGATCTCGCGGGCAGCATCTACGCCTACAAGACCACGCAGAGCCGCACTGTTACGGTTGCAATCGAAGCTATGACATTTCGCAAGCCGGTTTATGTCGGCGATGTGGTGTCCGTCTATGCCACGACGGTGCGCATCGGCCGCACGTCGATCACGGTGCATCTCGAAGCGTGGGTGCAGCGGCGCAGCGAAGCTAAGCTGATTCTGGTGACCGACGGCAACTACACTTACGTGTCCGTGAACGATCACGGCAAGCCGCAAGTGATTGCGCAAGAGTCATTGCGCACGATGGTCTAGTGTGCGTTTCAGAAGTCCGCATCATTCGTGCGGCGAGTCTGGAATGCGGACTTCTGAACCAAAGCCACACTAGATTAATAACTTGCTAGTGTCCTTCGATTCCGAAGTTCGCAAACGAAGGTGCAGCGGAATGATGCGAACTTCGGAATCGGGATACTAGGACTCTGATTCGATCGGAACTGATTCGTTTACTCATCTTAACGATGATGACGTTTGTGCGAATTTTGAGGCGATAACTCCGTTGCGGCATCATGCCTCGCTCATGCCCTGTTAAAGCCGTGGCCCGGTTATAAAACTGTCGCGCGAAGCGCCTACAGGTGCGGCGCGTTGCACAGTGTCATGGCACTATTCGCTTACGTTCGAGTCATTTCGGGCGATAGAGGCCGAAAAAATGTTGGCCTGCAACGTGCATATGGTTGTGTGAAAGCGTCCGGAGAAAAGAAAGATCTGAACTGAAACCTTTTCGACTCTTCGGCGTTAGTGCGAACCAAGAGGCGGGCACGGAAGTCAAAAAGCATGTCAGACACCTACATTATCGAAGTCAGCTCGGAAGCCGCAGGCATCGTCGTTCGTGACAAATCCGGTTTCCGGTTCTTCGCAGCCACCCATCGGTTCAATCCCCTCGACGGTAAACTTTTCAAGAACGCGCGCGAAGCCGAACGTGCTGCGACGCAATGTCTAGCCGGGCGCGTGGAGCCACAACCGGCCTAGTGTGGTGGTTCAGAAGTTGGCTTTATTCTTCCCGCGAGTCCTTCCAGCGAATTTCTGAACCTGAACCACACGAGAACCATAAACTTACGAGTGTCCTCTCGAATCCAAAGTTCGCTACACGATGAGGCGGACTTTGGATTCGGGACACTAACGACCTACAACCGTATACGAAGCGCAGCGGAACTGTGTGCGCTGATGACGTGAAAAAGGGCTGGGATAGCTCCCAGCCTTTGTTGTTCTTGGAAGTCTTGTTTCTCGCTCGATTACGCCATTGCGGGATAATCGGTGTAGCCCTTTGCATCGCCGCCATAGAACGTCGCCTTGTCGAAGTCGTTGAGCGATGCGCCAAGCTTAAGGCGTTCGACGAGGTCCGGATTCGAAATGTAATTTCTCCCGAACGCGATCAGGTCGGCCTTGTTGGTATCCAGCACCTGATTGGCAAGCTTGAAGTCGTAGCCGTTGTTGGCGATATACGCACCGCCGAAGCGCTTGCGTAGGCTTTCATAGTCGAACGGGATATTGCCGCGCGGGCCGCCGGTTGCGCCTTCAATAACGTGAATATAGACCAGCTTGAGGTCGTTAAGGCCATCGACGATGTAGTTGAAGAGGGGCTGCGGATTGCTGTCCGCCAGATCGTTCGCTGGCGTAACCGGCGAGATACGAATGCCGGTGCGATCAGCGCCTGCGACCTCTGCGACGGCTTTGGAAACTTCAAGCATCAGCTTGGCGCGATTTTCAATCGGCCCACCATAAGCATCAGTACGCTTGTTTGCGCCGTCGCGTGCGAATTGATCGAGCAGATAGCCGTTGGCGGCGTGGACCTCGACGCCGTCAAAGCCGGCTTCCAATGCATTTGCCGTCGCGCGCTTGTAGTCATCGATCAGGCCGGGGATTTCGTTTAACTCCAGAGCGCGCGGTTCCGATACATCGGCAAATGCGCCGCCGACGAATGTTTTGGTATTGGCGCGCACAGCGGAAGGTGCAACGGGCGCACCGTTGTTGGGCTGCAATGACGTGTGTGAAATGCGGCCAACATGCCATAGCTGGATGAAAATACGTCCGCCCCGCTCATGGACGCCGTCCGTCACTTTGCGCCAGCCCGCAATCTGCTCCTTCGTATAAATGCCAGGCGTGTCCTGATAGCCTTGGCCTTGCTGGGAGATCTGGCTTCCTTCGCTGATCAGCAATCCGGCGGATGCGCGTTGCCCGTAATATTCTGCAGCGAGTGGGCCGGGCACAAAGCCGGCAGCGGCGCGATTGCGCGTCAGTGGTGCCATGACAGCGCGATTTTTAAGCGTAATCGGGCCGAGTTTGTAGGCGTCGAAAAGTTTGGAAGTCATTTTGGGTGATCCCATGTCCGGACTCAATGCAAATGCATCTATTTAACGGCGCGAAATGATTCAAGCTTGCGCCCGCACAAAATTTGCGCGGGCGCGGGTTATAGCGTCGATGCAAGCGAAGCTTATGAAATCCCTAGGAAATCGCGCTTTCCGAGTTCGACGCCATTGTGGCGCAGGATGTCATAGGCGGTCACGCAATGGAAAAAGAAGTTCGGCAAAGCGGCGTGGTTGAGAAATTGCTGCCCCGTCACCGTCACCGTTTTGTCTTGCCCGATGGGATAGGTGATCTCGCGGGCCTCTCCACCCTGATACTTCTCCGCGGGCAACGCCTTGATGTTGCCGATGACTTTGGCGATGCGCGCCTGTAATTCTTCGAAGGTCGTTTCGTTGTCGGCCATCACCGGCAACTCGGTCTGCGTGAAGCGCGCGCATGCCTTGCCTGAGAAATCACAGGCCAACTGGATCTGCTTCACGAGCGGATACATTGTTGGACTGAGCCGCGCATTCAACAGCACTGCGGGATCGATGTTCTTGTCCTTGGCATGGGCTTCTGCCTTGGCAAGAATCTTGGAGAGGGCGGTGAGCGTGTGAATGAATAGCGGCGCAGAGCCATCGTAGAACGACATAAGGAGACCTTTCCGGGTAAGATCGTGGGGCGGTTGCTCTCAATCCAAATCCTGATCGTGTCAAGGCACGCTTATGTGACGACTAGTGTCCCGATTCCGAAGTTCGCATCATTCCGCTGCACCTTCGTTTGCGAACTTCGGAATCGAAGGACACTAGCAAGTTATTGTTCCAGTGTGGCTTTGGTTCAGAAGTCCGCATTCCGGACTCGCTGCACAAATGATGCGGACTTCAGAACCGCCACACTAGTGCGGTGGATCTGACGTTCGTATCAGTATTAACCGCTGGTCAATCATACGAACGTCAGATCCAAAACCGCACTAGATTCATATTTTTGCTAGTGTCCTTAGGTTCTGACATTCGTAAACGAACTAGCCGCAAGCTGATACGAATGTCAGAACCGGGACACTAGCGCGGTGCACCACGCATCCGCGCCAGCAATTCTGCTGTCGGCCACGAATCAGCGGGCAGGCCGTATTTGGCTTGTATGGTTTTGACGGCTATACGGCTTTGCTGCCCAAGCACGCCGTCGATCTTGCCGACATTATATCCAGCGCGGACGAGCAATTGCTGCAGTTCGCGAATCTCATTGAATGGCAACTGGGCGACGGGTGTTGTCGGTTTGCGCATGAGCGCTGCGCCCGCGATGCGCGTGGCGAGATAGGCGGCTGTCGTCGCATAGGTCAGCGAATTATTCCATTCGGTATAAGCAGCGAAGTTCGCGTAGGCGAGAAATGCCGGTCCGGTGCGGCCCATCGGCAGCAGAACCGATGCGGGAAGGTTGTCGTTCGGCAACGGCCGGCCATCTGCGTAAGTCACGCCCCATGCCGCCCATTTCGAGCGCGGATGCTTGATGGTGAGATCGGCCTGATCCCACGGCAGATTTGCCGGCACGCGGATCTCCTGCAGCCATGGCTCGCCGCGCCGCCATTTCAATGCGGTCGCGATGTAGTTCGCCGTCGACCCGATCACATCCGGGGCGCTGCGCAGCATGTTGCGGTGACCATCGCCATCATAGTCAACAGCGTAGTTGTAATAGTGCGAGGGAAGAAATTGCGTCTGTCCCAGTTCGCCAGCCCATGAGCCGATCATCTCGTTTGGCGTTAGGTCGCCGCGATCGATGATCTTCAGAGCCGCAATCGTTTCATCGTGAAACATCTGCGCGCGGCGGCAGTCGTAAGCGAGCGAAACAAGCGAACGCAATGTCGGCAGCTTGCCCATGTTGGCGCCGAAATCGCTCTCCAGTCCCCAGAACGCGGCGATCACTGCGGGCGGCACGCCATATTCCTTTTCGGCGCGCGCAAAGGCTTGCGCATGGGTCTGAATCTTGGCGCGACCTTGTTGCATCCGGTAATCAGCCGCCATGCGCCCGGCAAATTCAGTGAAGACCTGGCCGAACACGCGCTGGCCGCGATCGCGATTGACGATGCCCTGATCGTACACCAGGCCGGGAGAAGCGGCGGCGATCGCACGCTGCGAAATGCCTGCGGCGGCGGCGTCCTGCTTCAGTTGTGCGAGAAACTGGGCGAAGCTCTGCCCGCCGTGACATGCCGCGCCGCTCTGGGCGGATGCGGGGGAGGCATTGAAGAGGCTAGATGATGTTATGAATATAAGCGCCAGAAAACCATAGAAACGCTTCAGAAAATGCATGGGGGCTCGCTCAAATTCACAATTGCAACAACCGCAGAATTGTCTCGTAAAGCTATCATCTGGTGATTTCATCTTGAGTCAAGTTAGCATGGAACAGCATCACCGAATCAGTTGATGCAGGTTGATGGCCTTACTTCGTTTATTCGACCGTTTATGGGATCTTATGACTATTCCAGACTATCAAACACTCATGCTGCCTCTATTGAAGAGAGCTGCAAAAGGCGAGATTAGTGTTCCTGATATACGAGAGGATATTGCTGACGAATTTAGTCTCAATTCTGAAGAACGGGAATTACTGCTGAAGAGTGGGACGCGTGTAATCGATAACCGACTTCACTGGGCTAAGATATATCTCAGCAAGGCGGGATTGATTGTAACGCCCACACGAGGGCGATTTATCGCTACTTCAGAGGGCAAATCTCTCTTGAATAGGAATCCGGCGCGGATCGATAATGGGGCACTTACTCAATATCCATCCTTTCTTGAATTTGTGCGAGGGCGCGCTGGATCAAGCCTTGGCGGTAATGATAATTCGAGTGAAGGAGCTGGGGTTGCTCAAGTAAACTCTACTCCCGAAGAGCAGATTGATTCCGCAGTAAATGCGCTTCAAGCGACGCTTCGGAGCGATCTTTTGCAAAAAATTCTGAAAAATAGTCCGTCGTTCTTTGAAAAGCTAATCGTCGATTTGCTTGTAGCTATGGGATATGGCGGAAGTATTCAGGACGCAGCAACGGAGTTGTTGGGGCGAGCTGGCGACGGTGGCGTGGATGGTGTCATCAACGAGGATCGATTGGGACTCGATAGGATTTACGTTCAAGCGAAGCGGTACACCGATGGCGTGGTGGGACGTCCAGAGGTCCAAGCCTTTGTTGGAAGTCTCGTAGGGCTTGGTGCATCCAAGGGCGTTTTTGTAACGACGTCTCGCTTCTCTCAACAGGCGAGTGATTTTGTTAAGAATCTCAGCCAACGAATTATACTCATCGATGGGCAGCGTCTCGCGGACCTCATGATTGAGTATAATGTCGGAGTTAGAGTCAGTCGATCGATTGAATTTAAGCGCGTCGATGAGGACTTCTTCTCAGACGATGAGTAACTCACAGCTCCCGCGCATTGCTGAACGAGAATGACGAAATCCGCCTTGTATTCTCATCGAGGATGAGCGTGCGGGTGAGTGGCGGCTCGGCCCGCTGACTGCAGTTCTCCCGTTCACACAGCCGGCAGTTCACGCCGATCGGCGTGCCCTGAATTTTTTCCAGATCCAGTCCGCTGGCATAGACCAGCTTTGACGCGTGTCGGATTTCGCAACCAAGGCCGATGGCGAAGCGCGGCTGCGGCTGTGGATAGGGCGCGGCAGGACGGCGCACCATCTGGGCGAGCGAGAAATAGCGGCTGCCGTCCGGCAGTTCGATCACTTGTTGCAGCATGCGATCCGGCGTGTCGAACGTGGAGTGCACATTCCACAACGGACACGTACCGCCGAATTTCGAAAATGGGAAAGTGCCCGATGAAAATCGCTTCGAGACGTTGCCAGCGTTGTCCACGCGCAGCATGAAGAACGGTACGCCACGCGCATTGGGCCGTTGCAAGGTGGTCAGCCGGTGGCAGATCTGCTCGAAGCCGACATTAAAGCGCTGGCCCAGCACCTGGATGTCGTAACCGAGTGTTTCTGCGGCGGTGTGAAACGCCTGATAAGGCATCATCACCGCGGCCGCGAAGTAATTCGCCAGCGTGATCCGATAGAGCCGGCGCGCGGTGTCTTCAAGAGGTCCGGCGCGATTGACGATCGAATCCATCAACGGCCCGCATTCGGCGAGCGCGAGCTGAATGGCAAGCTGGAAAACACGGCCCGGGCCGTCGACCATTTCCGAGATCAGCACCTGCCGCCGATGGCGGTCCCAGCGACGCAGGGTTTCGCGCATGACGTCGACCGGCATGATGCGCACCGTGGTGGAGTGGCGTTCACGCAGGCGATCGCTCAGCGCTGTAAACAGATCTTGTGGCGTGACGTTCAGTTCGTCGCGCAGCGCCTCTGCTGCGGTCTCCAGCTCGGGAAAATAGTTGCGGTTGGCCTCGATCAGGTCGCGCACGCGTTCGATTGGATTGGCCTCGAAACGCACGCCCGCGCTCTCATCACGATCGGCGAACTGCGCGGCGGCCAGGGTCTCGCCACGCCGGGCTTCAGTGTAGGCCGCATAAAGCCGCTGCAGCGAATGGGTCACGCCGGGGCACAGCTCGGCCAAGTCGCGCAATTCCTGTTTGGGCAGGTCGATCTGTCGAAACAGCGGGTCGGAAAAAATCTCGTTCAGCTCGGCGAAGAAGCGGTCCTCGTCGGCGGTGGCGAGGTCACGCAGGTCGAGGTCATAGGTCTCCGCCAGCCGCAACAGAATCTGCGCCGTGACTGGGCGTTGATTGCGCTCGATCAGGTTGATGTAGCTCGGGGAGATGCCGAGGCCTTCCGCGATTTGGGTCTGTGACAGGCCGAGCTGCTGCCGGATCCGCCGGAAGCGCGGGCCCACAAAAAGCTTTTTGCCTGCCTCTGTCGCCATGCCACCGCCTCACGCACTGTTTGTGACAATATTTACAAGATTACATTTGTGACAAGTCCAGATGTTACATCGCATCATCATTCAAAAGCAAGCTATCTGTACGATTTCAGATGTTTGGCGTTTAACTCCTGCCACGCTTTGCAACGCAATGTCATGAATGTGGAACTGGAGATAAGAAATGGCGAAGACTTTTGAACAGCTCGTCCCGGCACCGAAGGGCCGTTTTGATGGTATCGAGCGTCCCTATACCCCCGCCGAGGTGGAGCGGCTCCGTGGTTCCGTGGACATCAAGTACACGCTGGCCGAGAAGGGCGCGAACCGGCTGTGGGAATCGCTAAAGACCGAGCCGTTCGTGAACTCGCTGGGCGCCGTCACCGGCAACCAGGCGATGCAGCAGGCTCGTGCCGGCCTTCAGGCCATCTATCTGTCGGGCTGGCAGGTCGCTGCCGACGCCAACACTGCAGGCGCCATGTATCCCGACCAGAGCCTTTATCCCGCCAACGCCGGTCCGGAACTGGCGCGCCGCATCAACAGGACGTTCCAGCGCGCCGACCAGATCGAGCACTCGGAAGGTGGCGCAAAGATCGACTGGTTCGTTCCGATCGTGGCTGATGCTGAAGCCGGCTTCGGCGGCCCGCTGAACTCTTTCGAGATCATGAAGGCCTATATCGAGGCGGGCGCTGCAGGCGTTCACTTCGAGGACCAACTCGCGTCTGAAAAGAAGTGCGGCCACATGGGCGGCAAGGTGCTGATCCCGACCGCGGCTCATGAGCGCAACCTGATCGCGGCGCGCCTCGCCGCCGACGTTTGCGGCGTGCCGACCTTCGTGATGGCTCGCACCGATGCGGAGAGCGCCAAGCTCATCACGTCAGACGTGGATGAGCGCGATCGCGAGTTCATCACCGGCGAGCGCACCGCGGAAGGCTTCTACCGCCTCAAGGAAGGCACCGGTCACAAGCACTGCATCAAGCGTGGCATCGAATTCGCGAAATATGCCGATCTCTTGTGGTGGGAGACCTCGACGCCGAACCTGGAGGAAGCGAAGGAATTCGCGGAGGCTGTTCGCAAGATCTATCCGAACAAGATGCTCGCCTATAACTGCTCGCCCTCCTTCAACTGGGAAGCCAACATCGACAAGGCGACCATCGCGAAGTTCCAGCGCGAAATCGGCGCGATGGGCTACAAATTCCAGTTCGTGACGTTGGCGGGATTCCACGCGCTCAATCACAGCATGTTCGAACTGGCGCGTGGTTATCGCACCGAGGGCATGGCGGCTTACTCACGCCTGCAGCAGGCTGAGTTCGCTTCCGAGGTTCACGGCTACTCCGCCACGCGTCACCAGCGTGAGGTCGGCACCGGCTACTTCGATCTCGTGTCCACGACGATCTCCAGCGGCCAAAGCTCGACCACGGCGCTCGCCGACTCGACGGAAACCGCGCAGTTCAAATCTCATCCCAAAGCTCAAGCGGCGGAATAACAGGAGGCTGAACATGACCAACGGCAGCAACTACTGGGTGATTGGCGGCGAGTTCGGTTCGATGAACTTCCACAAGCTCGTGGAAGGCTCAGCCCAGGTCCAGGGCCCCTTCAAAACCCGCAAGGAGGCTGAAGACGCCTGGCGCGTGGTGTCCGAAGAGAATCGCCATCGCGGCAGCGTGCGCTTCTCCATCGTAGAAGAGCCCCAGCGCGCCATGGCCTGAGTAATCTGGCCTGATTAAGCTCGGGGAAGCGCAAGAGGGAGTCTCAAAACGAGACATGGCGTGGCCACGAGCACGCCAATAAAGCGGCGGCCTCGTCCGATTTCCGGGCGGGGCCGCTGTGTTTTGGGCTGTTCAACCTTTATTTCCGGGCCTTTGCCGCCGGTACGGTTACTGATAGGTTAAGAACATTGAAGCAAAGGCGACAAAGCGATGTCCGAGCAAAAGGCAGAAGGTCATTCGACGGAGCTGAAGCCAGTCCGGCTGCGCGACGCCTTGCGCAAAGCCCGGATCGAGGCTGCGGACCGCACCGGCGTCGTGGTTGACCTCCGCGATGCCGAAGTCGCCAGGCTCGAAATTCTCAACGACGCGCTTGATTCGCTTTTTGCGGAAATTCCGTCTGACGTGGATCTGTTCGATCGCGGCATCAGTCAGGGCGATACGCCACGGCTGTGGATTGACGCTGTCGCGCATATCGCGATGGGGCGCGACAAGCGGATCTATCGCTTCGTACAGGACACGCGTTTCGGGCGAATCGTGATTGCCCAATCCCACGATGTCGCAACGATTGTCGATGTGGTGACGGACTATATTGCTCGCCGCATGATCGAGCGCGAACACGCGATGGTGGTGACACCGATGCCGGTGGAGACTCCAGCCGCGCCGGTCAAGCGCCAAAGCAGCAGACTCTGGACCTTCACGTTGGGATTCTTCGCCGGTCTCTGTGCGCTCTTTGGTTTTGCGCTGCTGATGGCGTTGCGTCAGATCTAGTGTCCCGAATCCAAAGTCCGCCTCATCGTGCGGGGCTCTCCGTAGCGGACTTTGGATTCGAGGGACACTGGGGCGTGTACTCATCTGTGGACGCCCCGCCAGATGCAAGCGGTTTTTGAAGAAGATTGGCACGTAGTCGGATGCTGCGATCTGTCCGGCCTCTGATGCAGCGATGGAGCTGCGGGCCCGTATGGGAGTTCGCGGACCGGAACCAAATCATAAATGCGTGCTCCAGGCACGATGAGTACATCTGGTTCTTCCAGCCCCGTCTCGCCGACTGTTGCGCCATACTCTCCTTCGACCGACTACACCTGCGACGACCTCAGGTCCGCGAAGAACTCCAGCAGCTTTCCGCGGCTGATCCGCTTGCTGAATATCGCTCGACCCCCTCATCCGCTCCGTGCGCGTGAAAAACATGCTTGGCGATATCCAACCCGATCATGATAACCTCTGACACGGACGCCTCCCTTAAGTGGTGCTCAACACCTCCACTTTGGCACATCGATGCCGTCGGGCGGGGCGTCCACCCCATCATAAGCGCGCGGTGTCCGCTTTCCGGTGTTAAAGCGGCCCAAGCGTCCGGGCCGGATGATTTCTGCTAATGAACCCAAAGCGGAAATTGTTCGCATTGCGTCTTACTTGATGCCTACGACCATTGATTCCGGACCCACGAGCGGTTCAACGTAGGTTTCGACAAAGCCCGCCTCCTTGAACCACGCCATGCAATCGGCGCCCGTGAAATCGAATCCCTCGCGCGTCTCGATCAACATGTTAAGGCTCATCAACAATCCAAATGCATTTCGCCGGCGTTCGTCGTCGATAACGCTGTCATAGATGATCAATGCCCCACCATAAGGTAGTGCCGCGTAAGCCTTGCGGATCAACATCCGCTTCTTGTCTAATCCCCAGTCATGCAGGATGTGTCCCATGATCAGCACGTCGGCCGCCGGCAAGGCGTCGGCGAAGAAGTCACCCGCGTGAAACGAAAGCCGCTGCGAAAGCCCATGCTGTTCCGCGTAAGCTTCGAAATGCGGCCGCACCACGGGCAGGTCAAAGCCGATGCCGGCGAGATGCGGGTGTGCGCGGGAAAGCGTTACGGGAAGGGCTCCCTGCGCGGTGCCAATGTCGACAAAGGTCTTGTAATCGGTCCAGTTGAATTTCTTGGCAATCGCGTTTGCCGCGCCCAGACTCAGTCCGCTCATGGCCTTGAGAAACCCTCTAAGGGTCTCGGGGTCACTATAGATTTCGTCAAAAAGGTCGCGGCCATGCTTCGTCTCATTTTGAGGATTGCCGGTGCGCAAGCCTTCGGTCAGCGCGCCCCAGAATGGATAGAGCCGAGCGTTCGCCATTTCGAGAATACCGCCGACATACGTCGGCTTGCGCCGGTCGAGGAATAGGGCGGCGGCAGGCGTGTTGGCGTATACGCCGTCTGTGCGCTCCAGTTGACCCAGCGCAACCAACGCATCGAGAAAGTCGCGTACGCCGCGCGGATGGAGGCTCAAGCGACTGGCGACCGCC from Nitrobacteraceae bacterium AZCC 1564 includes these protein-coding regions:
- a CDS encoding hypothetical protein (product_source=Hypo-rule applied) gives rise to the protein MTNGSNYWVIGGEFGSMNFHKLVEGSAQVQGPFKTRKEAEDAWRVVSEENRHRGSVRFSIVEEPQRAMA
- a CDS encoding hypothetical protein (product_source=Hypo-rule applied; superfamily=52540; transmembrane_helix_parts=Outside_1_159,TMhelix_160_182,Inside_183_185), with protein sequence MSEQKAEGHSTELKPVRLRDALRKARIEAADRTGVVVDLRDAEVARLEILNDALDSLFAEIPSDVDLFDRGISQGDTPRLWIDAVAHIAMGRDKRIYRFVQDTRFGRIVIAQSHDVATIVDVVTDYIARRMIEREHAMVVTPMPVETPAAPVKRQSSRLWTFTLGFFAGLCALFGFALLMALRQI
- a CDS encoding precorrin-6B methylase 2 (product_source=COG2242; cath_funfam=1.10.10.10,3.40.50.150; cog=COG2242; pfam=PF00891,PF16864; superfamily=46785,53335) yields the protein MNQPTQPNPNDTVNPDAIMQLGFAFWGSKTLLSAVELGLFTLLSDGPLTEEAVASRLSLHPRGVRDFLDALVALGQLERTDGVYANTPAAALFLDRRKPTYVGGILEMANARLYPFWGALTEGLRTGNPQNETKHGRDLFDEIYSDPETLRGFLKAMSGLSLGAANAIAKKFNWTDYKTFVDIGTAQGALPVTLSRAHPHLAGIGFDLPVVRPHFEAYAEQHGLSQRLSFHAGDFFADALPAADVLIMGHILHDWGLDKKRMLIRKAYAALPYGGALIIYDSVIDDERRRNAFGLLMSLNMLIETREGFDFTGADCMAWFKEAGFVETYVEPLVGPESMVVGIK